The Dethiosulfovibrio peptidovorans DSM 11002 genome has a window encoding:
- a CDS encoding sulfurtransferase: MRNLKYVAMCAFAVLCASVAFAASVGIVDQAYVKEHVGKPGFVLVDVRSPEVFNGESPKKGIKGGHIPGAIDVFDKEFDSMTQAQLDSMGLTKDVTVITYCNSGKRSGAMAKKMVEMGYQSVKNYKGGIIDWQKDPSNKIEPMAK; encoded by the coding sequence GTGAGAAATCTGAAGTATGTCGCTATGTGCGCCTTCGCGGTTCTCTGCGCCTCTGTGGCCTTTGCTGCTTCGGTGGGGATAGTCGATCAGGCCTATGTCAAGGAGCATGTCGGCAAGCCGGGATTCGTTCTGGTGGACGTGAGATCTCCGGAGGTTTTCAACGGTGAATCTCCCAAAAAAGGCATAAAGGGAGGCCATATTCCCGGAGCCATCGACGTTTTCGACAAAGAATTCGACTCGATGACCCAGGCTCAGCTCGATTCCATGGGGCTTACGAAGGATGTCACCGTGATAACCTACTGCAACAGCGGCAAGAGAAGCGGTGCCATGGCCAAGAAGATGGTCGAGATGGGCTACCAGTCGGTGAAGAACTACAAGGGAGGCATAATCGACTGGCAGAAAGATCCCTCCAATAAGATCGAACCTATGGCGAAGTAG
- a CDS encoding Na+/H+ antiporter NhaC family protein, translating to MMSEKKESGRGLAFLPLLVFVFVYLATGVILTAKGVDKAFYQLPSPVAVIIGIVAAFFIVKGTVDEKFDMLVKGCGDSNIVIMCLIYLLAGAFTTVSREIGGVDAVVDMGMAVLSPKYASAGLFVISAFIATATGTSVGTVVAMTPIGVGIAQAGGLNVILAVGAVIGGCMFGDNLSIISDTTIAATRTQRVRMKDKFNVNAAIAIPAAIVTIVLLVIYGSPETVVPAGEYSYDFVKVLPYIFVLVSALGGMNVFVVLTGGILFSGAIGLWNHTFSMLGYSQAIYGGFTGMMDIFLLSMLMGGLARMVERGGGIDWILGKVSQVIGNRKTAELGIAGMVSLTNIATANNTVSILINGELSKKLSLKYGVDPRRTASLLDIFSCVFQGLLPYGAQILIAASLMGSGTNPLSLISSCWYQYMLAIFAIISIFVPYADGYIRRHPLEADPD from the coding sequence ATGATGTCGGAAAAGAAGGAATCGGGCAGAGGTCTGGCGTTTCTGCCCCTGTTGGTGTTCGTGTTCGTCTATCTTGCCACGGGAGTCATACTGACCGCCAAGGGAGTGGACAAGGCCTTCTATCAGCTGCCGTCGCCTGTGGCGGTGATAATCGGGATAGTTGCGGCCTTTTTTATCGTTAAGGGAACCGTGGACGAGAAGTTCGACATGCTCGTCAAGGGATGCGGGGATTCCAACATAGTCATAATGTGCCTGATCTACCTTTTGGCCGGAGCCTTCACCACTGTATCCAGGGAGATCGGAGGGGTCGACGCGGTTGTGGATATGGGCATGGCGGTTCTGTCGCCCAAGTACGCCTCGGCGGGATTGTTCGTCATATCGGCCTTCATAGCTACGGCAACCGGGACCTCCGTCGGGACAGTGGTGGCCATGACCCCCATCGGGGTCGGGATAGCCCAGGCCGGAGGTCTCAACGTGATCCTTGCGGTTGGAGCCGTAATAGGCGGGTGTATGTTCGGAGATAATCTCTCCATAATATCGGACACCACCATCGCCGCTACAAGGACCCAGCGAGTTCGTATGAAGGACAAGTTCAACGTAAACGCCGCCATAGCCATTCCGGCGGCGATTGTCACCATAGTGCTGCTGGTCATATACGGATCTCCCGAGACGGTAGTGCCAGCCGGGGAATACAGCTACGATTTCGTCAAGGTTCTTCCCTACATCTTCGTTCTGGTCTCGGCCCTGGGTGGCATGAACGTCTTCGTCGTCCTGACCGGAGGGATCCTCTTCTCCGGGGCCATAGGTCTGTGGAACCACACCTTCTCCATGTTGGGATACTCTCAGGCCATCTACGGAGGCTTTACCGGCATGATGGACATCTTCCTGTTGTCGATGCTCATGGGCGGTCTGGCCAGGATGGTCGAACGGGGGGGAGGAATAGACTGGATACTCGGCAAGGTCAGCCAGGTGATAGGGAATCGAAAGACCGCGGAGCTCGGCATAGCGGGTATGGTCTCCCTGACTAACATAGCCACTGCCAACAATACAGTGTCTATCCTCATCAACGGGGAGCTTTCGAAAAAGCTCAGCCTGAAATACGGCGTGGACCCGAGACGCACCGCCTCGCTGCTCGACATATTCTCCTGCGTCTTTCAGGGGCTTCTGCCCTATGGGGCCCAGATATTGATAGCCGCCTCGCTTATGGGGAGCGGAACGAACCCCCTGTCCCTCATATCGTCGTGCTGGTACCAGTATATGTTGGCTATATTCGCCATAATATCGATCTTCGTTCCCTATGCGGACGGCTATATCAGAAGGCATCCACTGGAGGCGGACCCCGACTGA
- a CDS encoding methylcobamide--CoM methyltransferase produces the protein MFKDEMTPKERMTAFSKGESMDRIPVVPDMGVTKSEFIGVTTKEYYHSAEKMAELEIALFDYLHHDSIGISTTLRGMAEAMGSRIGYPEDNISYLLEPVVKDFDDVDRLEPADPRRDGKLPLLLKALEIIKDTLGDVADIGASMTGPFSVAASVVGTENLLKWMVRAPEKVHQVMEVITESNDRYIEAVAQLGLGVGFCDPVSSTSVISPKQFRSFSLPYMKRNVTHVADCTGGRPTMHICGKSRALWEDCVEAGIGNFSIDNVEDLEDAKNVMGDRVVITGNIPPVDIVANGTVADVFRSARECIRKAWDSPKGFILCTGCQIPKGTPMENIKAIMDAGREYGRLPIRPELLED, from the coding sequence GTGTTCAAGGATGAAATGACCCCGAAGGAGCGGATGACGGCGTTCTCCAAGGGAGAGTCTATGGACCGCATCCCGGTGGTTCCCGACATGGGGGTTACAAAATCGGAGTTCATAGGAGTGACCACCAAAGAGTATTATCATTCGGCGGAGAAGATGGCCGAGCTGGAGATAGCTCTGTTCGACTATCTGCACCACGACAGCATAGGCATATCCACAACCTTGAGAGGAATGGCGGAGGCCATGGGGTCCAGAATAGGCTATCCGGAGGACAACATCAGCTATCTGCTGGAGCCTGTGGTGAAGGATTTCGACGACGTGGATCGTCTCGAGCCGGCGGATCCCCGTAGGGACGGCAAGCTTCCTCTGTTGCTCAAGGCCCTGGAGATCATAAAGGATACCCTGGGGGACGTGGCCGACATAGGGGCTTCCATGACAGGGCCCTTCAGCGTGGCCGCTTCAGTAGTGGGGACGGAGAATCTGCTCAAGTGGATGGTCAGGGCCCCCGAGAAGGTGCATCAGGTGATGGAGGTAATAACCGAGTCGAACGATCGCTACATAGAGGCGGTGGCCCAGCTGGGATTGGGGGTGGGGTTCTGCGATCCCGTGTCCTCCACCAGCGTCATAAGCCCCAAGCAGTTCAGGAGTTTCTCCCTGCCCTACATGAAGCGCAACGTGACCCACGTGGCCGATTGCACCGGAGGCAGGCCAACCATGCATATCTGCGGGAAGAGCCGGGCTCTATGGGAGGACTGCGTCGAGGCCGGTATAGGTAACTTCTCCATAGATAACGTGGAGGACCTGGAGGACGCCAAGAACGTGATGGGAGACAGAGTCGTTATTACCGGCAACATCCCTCCAGTCGACATTGTGGCCAACGGGACTGTTGCCGACGTGTTCCGGTCCGCTAGGGAGTGCATAAGGAAGGCCTGGGATTCCCCCAAGGGATTCATCCTCTGCACCGGTTGTCAGATCCCCAAGGGTACTCCCATGGAGAATATCAAGGCGATAATGGACGCAGGACGCGAATATGGCCGGTTGCCGATTCGTCCCGAGCTGTTAGAGGATTAG